The nucleotide window AGCGGCGGATGCCGTAGCGTTCCTGGCTCATGCGTCAATCTCCTGTTGCTCTTCGCGGATGGCCCGGGCCAGGGCTTCCTCTTCGCTTTCCTCGCCCTCGAAGGGGCTGAGGTCGAGCGGGTCGTCGGTGCGGTTGAGTTCTTCGGGGCTTTCTTCCTCGACCAGTACCGGGGTCGGCAGCGGCAGGTCGCTGTGCAGGGTGGCTGCCAGGTCGCGGTCCTGCTGCACGGCCAGGCACACGTCGAGGAAGCGATGCATCGGCGGCAGGAAGCGGTAGATGCCGCCTTCCTCGAAGGCGAAGCCGAGCTGGGTCATGCGGCGCAGGATTTTTTCTTCCAGCTCGTCCACGGTCTGCACTTCGGCCTGCAGGAACAGGTCGCGGTACTTGTCCAGCAGCGAGGGCAGTTCGTCACGGCCGATGCTGCCGCCATCGAGCACGGCCATCGGGTCGCGGCCCTGGTCGGCCAGGTGTTCGACCAGGATGAAGGTGAACAGCGACAGGCGCTGCGCGGTCTTGTTGACCTGCGCGGCGGTCATGTCCGGCACGAAGTAGTAGAACCCACGGGTGTCGCACACCAGTTCGAAGCCCAGGGCCTTGAACAGGGTGCGGTACTGGTCCTGGAAGTTCGACAGCTGGGCATACAGCTCAGGGTCGCGGCGGCTGACGTGGAAGCCTTTGAACAGCTCGCGGAAGATCGGCGCGAGCTGGGACAGTTCGGAAAGATCAAGATGCATGGGCTGGGCTCGCGTTGGATTCGGTAGGCGCGCTGGCGGCGTCTTCGCGGCTGGAGGTCAGGGCGAACGAGCGCAGGCTGACCAGGTGTTCCTGGGTGATGTACTCGCGGCGGTCGAGGCGTTCGCGCTTGAAGCGCTTTTCCCGCGACAGGCGCGAGAACCAGTACAGCAGCTCGTCGGTGGCGCCTTCGGGTTCCTGCTCCAGCAGCCAGACCATCAGGTCGGGCAGCGGCAGGGCCTGTTCGCAGCGTTCGGCCATTTCCTTGACCGTGCGCGGTGCGCGGGGCAGGGCGCCGGACTGGGTCTTGTGGGCCTTGGGGAAGCGCGCCGGCTTGGGCTCGAAGCGGGCCAGTGCGTAGACATAGGCCTCGACCTGGCTGGCGCTGCCGAGGAAGGTGCTTTGCGGGCGGGTGAACATCGGCATGGCCGCTTGCGGTACGGCGTCGATGCCCTTGCGCCGGATCACCGACAGGGCCAGTGCGGCGCCACGGGTCACGGCGTTGTGCCGGCGGGCTTCTTCACGCAGCGGCAGCAGCAATTCGCGGGCGTGGCGCAGGGTCAGCTGGGCGCTGGTCTGCATTTCCAGGATGCGCGCATGGGTGCGCAGCAGCATGTCGTCGTCGACCAGGTGGCCCAGGCGCGCCTGTTCGCCCAGCAGCTTCAGCAGCACGGTCTCGACCTTGCGCACGCCCTGTTCGAAGGCGCCGTCGGCGTTGACCAGCTGGATCATCGGCTCGACATACTCGTCCCAGGTCGCCAGTACTTCGGCATAGCGCTGGCGCAGCGGGATCTGGCGGTTGCTGGTCTTGGCCCGTTCGGCCACGGCCACCAGTGCCTGTTCGTCGTTGTCGAGCTTCTTCAGTACATCGCGCACGCGCATGTCGAGCAGGCGCAGCTGGCGCGCCAGGTCGTCGCTGTCGCGGTTGTTGAAGGCGTCCTGGATATGCCCGGCCAGGCGCTCCAGGTGGCGCAGGTAGGCTTCGATCTCCAGGCACAGGCCCAGCCGGTGTTCGCGGCGCAGGTAGGCGAGGAAGTCGTGGATCTGCGCGTTGAGCTCGAAACGGTTCGGGCTCTTGGCCACCGGGACCAGGATATCCAGGCGGATCCACACGTCGAGCAGCTGGGTGATGTCCTGCGGGGTGCTCTCGACCTGCTGGCGGGCCACATGCTGACGCAATTCGACCAGGCTCAGGGTGCCCTGGTCGAAACGCTCGCACAGCGGCTCGATCAGGGCCCAGTGTTCGGCTAGGGCGCGCAGGACGCGCTTGGGTTCGATCATTGGCTTCGACTCGTTGCCAAGAAAAAGGGGGCGATTGTACTGCATCCGGGGGGGAGGTTTTCACCCCTTGGTCTGTAATGAGAGATAACCTTTGTCGTTGTACGGGATTCACTGGCCCTTTCGCGGGTGAACCCGCTCCCACAGGGCCTTGCGCAGTACCGGTGGGAGCGGGTTCACCCGCGAAAGGGCCGGTACAGGCAATAAAAATCCGCCGACCAGTTGCGGCACTCGAATGCCAACGGCGTTAGAATGGCCCTTTGTCTTCACCCCTCGGAACCCCGCCCCTTGCTCACCGAACCCCGTCGCCGCGCCTACCTTTCCGCCATGCAAGTGGTGCACTGGCTGCCGCGCGCCGAACTGCCGTTCGCCGCACCGTCGCGTCCCGAGCTGCTGCTGCCGGTGGCGCCGGTCGAGGACCTCGATTTCGACGGCAGGCCGGCACCGGCTGCCAACGAGGCGCCAGTCCCCCCCCAGGCCCGCTCCGGCGAGCGGCCGAAAATCGAGATTCCGCGCCCGGGCAGTGCGCCCAAGCCGGCCGCCAAGCCCGCCGAGGCCGAGGAGCAGGTCGCGCCACCGCGCCCGGCCCCGGTGCCTCCCCCGCGCTTCTCGCTGCAGCTGCTGCGAGCCGGCAGCTGCCTGCTGCTGGTGGAGTTGGCCACCGGCCAGCCGTTCCAGAGCCGCGACCCGTCGTACCTGCTGCTCAAGGACATGCTGCGCGCCGCCGGCCTGCCCGACGCACCGCAGATCATCGGCGAGCCGGTGCGCTGGCCGCTGCTGGTGCGCGGCAACATGGACCAGGGCCCGGAGGCGGCGCGCGATTTTGTCCAGGGCTTTGTCCAGGCGCGCCTGGAGGACGCCCCGTGCACCTGCCTGTGGCTGGTCGGCCTGCCGGCGCTGCGCTTTGCCGCCAATGTCGACGGCGAAGCCTATTACCAAACCCTGAAGCTCGAGGGCCTGGGCGAAGCCTGGGCCTTGCCGGGCCTTGAACTGTTGATGGACGAGCCGCAGCGCAAGGCGGACGTCTGGAAAGCCATGCGCCAGCTGATGGCGCGCTGGAAGAGCGTTGAATGAGTGACTCGATCAGCTTCCGCCGGATGACCGAGGCGGATCTGGATGCCGTACTTAAGATCGAATATGCCGCGTTCAGTCATCCCTGGACTCGAGGGATCTTTCAGGATGCGCTCAAATCGTATGAAGTCTGGCTGATGTTCGACGGCCAGCAGCAGGTGGGCCATGGCGTGATCAACGTGATCATCGACGAGGCCCACCTGCTCAACATCACCGTCAAGCCGGAAAACCAGGGCCGCGGCCTGGGCCTGCGCCTGCTCGAGCACCTAATGGCCCGGGCCTACCAGCTCAATGGCCGCGAGTGCTTCCTGGAAGTGCGTGCCAGCAACCAGTCGGCCTATCGTTTGTACGAACGCTATGGTTTCAACGAAATCGGCCGCCGCCGCGACTATTACCCGGTTGCCGGCGGCCGTGAAGACGCCTTGGTGATGGCCTGCACCCTGCTCGAAGATTGAGCAGGGCGGGCTTCAATCACAGGTCCTGTGGCTGAGCCTCCATCGGCTTGGCCAGGTCGCGCAGGCTTCTGGTCACGCTGCCGGTATTGCATTTTGCCGCCGCCTGCTCCGGCGTGTACTTGCGAATGGTGCGGAAGAACAGCTCGCAGGTCTGTTTCTTCTGTGTAACCTGCCACTTGGTCGAGCAGGCATCCAGCGTCAGCTTGGCATCGGCCCGTTGATTGCGCCCCATCCCTGCCTGCCAGCAGGCTGCCGTCAGGTCCTGCCCCATCATTTTCAAGCCGGCAGCATCAGCTGCATCCTGGTTGCCGCCGTGGCTGTCCTTGTCTGCCGCATACCAGATGGCACTAGGGTGGTTGGCACCCAGTACCGGTACCTTGGCACCTGCCTGCGGGCTGATACTGACCAGGCCCAGCACATTAACCTGCGGCCCGTACTGCTGCTGGATCCAGCTGCGTACCGGCGCGCCGAATGCCACCATCGGCAGAGGCCTGGCGGGGTTTTGCAGGGTCATCTCGCTGACCATGCGCACCTGGTAGTCCTTGAAGTAGCTGTAGGTTTCCTTCAGCGTTTCACCCGCGCTGGCGGGTGCGGCGATGGGAGCGATATCGATGATGGTCTGGTAGGCCGGGGTCTGGCTGGCGTCGACGCCGTTGAATGTCAACAGCTCAGCCCAGCGGTCGGTGGTGTTGGAGCGCAGGTAGTCCTGGGCCTGGGTCAGCGAGTAGTCCGGCGGGAAGTGCAGCAGTTCGATGCTGCGGCGGTTCTGCAGGGCCATGCCCAGCGGCAGGAACAGATACCAGTCGTAGGACCATTTGCCGTCCTCGTTCAGCCGGGTGGCCGCCTGATAGGCCAGTTCACCGCTGTCGAGCAGCTTGCGCAGGGGTTTTGCATAGTTGGCGGGTACGCCACTGATGTTTGCGTGCAGGCGATCGTTGTCGCGGCTTACATGCACCTGGGCCGCGGCATGGCCGTCGCGGCGTACGCTCTGTGTCAGATAGTGTTCTACGGTTTGCTCCAGGGTCCAGTCGCGATAACAGATCACGTGGCAGTTGTTGGGGAAGGCGAAAAGGCGGGTGACGCGCTGGGCGTCGCCCAGGTCGATTCGCGCATCGGCGGCTGCAAGGCCGCTGAAGGCCAGGGCGGCAAGGCTCGGTAATGCCATCTTGTGCATGCTTAACTCCTTGTTGGGCGCAGCCGTATTCGGCAGCGTGGCACATACTGTGGCAAGGGGAGCAGGGATGAAAAGGGCTGGATGGCTGCCGCTGGTGCTGGGCATGTTGGGTGCAGGAGCGCAGGCCGATGAGCGTGATATCTGGTTGTTCGCGCAATGGGCCGGGGACCATCAGACACGGCCATTTCGCGAGATGCTTGTGGATGCCCGTCTTTATGGCGTGGTGCCGATCCATCAGCTGCTGCGTTCGGCTTCGGACTGGAAGCTGTGCCACGCGTCCCCCTTCGCCGTGCCGCCCGCCAGCAACTGGCCGGCAGTGCGCTCGACGCTCTCGCTGATAAAGACGCTTCATGACCAGGGCATCCTGCGTCAGTTCGAGGTGGTTTCAGCCTATCGAGCCCCGCGCCTGAATGCCTGCGCCGGCGGGGCGGCCAACAGCGCCCATGCCCGGGCGTTCGCTGTCGATATCCTGCTGCCCGACTGGGCGGACCCCAACCCGCTGTGCCGGTTCTGGCAGCAATACGGCCAGGCCTGGAACATGGGCCTGGGGCGCTACCCCTCCGGGCGTATTCATGTGGATACCGCGGGTTACCGTACCTGGGGTGGTGACGGCCGTGCGGGTTCGTCGTTCTGTATCAAGCCCAGATGAGCCAGGCAGCTCCGGCATTCGCCCATCACCCACGTGGCGAAGCGCTGGCGCTTGCCGTCGTCTTCCAGCGGCAGGGGGCTGAGCAGGAGGTAGGCCGAGCCGTCACGCACGAAGCCGAACGGTGCCTGCAACTGCCCATTGTCGAGTTCGTCGCGCACCATGAGGGCTGAGGCCATGGCCAGGCCCAAGCCGGCGCTGGCGGCCTGAATCGACAGGTAAAAGTGCTGGTAGTCGCTGCGCTCGGTGTGCCGGACCTGTTGGCCGCTCAGGCGCAGCCAGTTGGGCCAGGCGCCGGGGCGGGTGGCGCTGTGCAGCAAGCGCTGGCCTTCGAGTTGGAGGGGGGCGGTGGGGTGGCAGACCGGGCCGATCCATTCGTCGCAGATCTTCTGGTTGTACAGCTGTTTGTCCCAGTGGAAGTCATCGCGGCGAATTGCCAGGTCGACACCACTACGTGCGAAGTCCAATGGCCCGCCAGCGGCCACCAGGTGCAACTGCAGGTCGGGATGGGCGGCGTGGAAGCGGGGCAGGCGCGGGATCAGCCAGCGCATGGCGATGGTCGGCTCGCACGACAGCACCAGTACGTTGTCGCGGGCCTGTTGTTGCAAACGCTGCACGGCACCTTCGAGCTGCTCGAAGATCGCCTGGGTAGTGCCCTGCAAGGCACGGCCGGCAGGGGTGAGGAAAATGGCCCGGTTGCGGCGCTCGAACAACTCCACACCAAGGCTTTCTTCAAGCAGACGCACCTGGCGGCTGACTGCGCCATGGGTGACATGCAGGTGCTCGGCGGCGCGCACGAAGCTCTCGGTCTGGGCGGCTATGTCGAAGTAGCGGAAGGCGTTGAGTGGCGGCAGTTTCATGGCATTCCTGTTTGTCTGTGCCGGCCTCTCGCGGGTAAACCCGCACACAGGCGATGCGCCGCCCCTGTAGGAGCGGGTTTACCCGCGAAGAGGCCGACACAGGCGCTAGATATCTGTGAGGAAAGCTATCAGATTTACCTCACTATAAATCGATTTTTGCTGGGCTATAAGCTCTCGATAATGACCTGGTCTGTGCATTTCCATCGTCTATCGAGAGCCACCAGCATGACCGAACTCATTGCCGTCGCCCTGTTCACCCTGCTCGCCGTCATCAGCCCCGGTGCCGACTTCGCCATGGTCACCCGCAGCAGTTATGCACAGGGCCGCAAGGCCGGGCTGGCTGCCGCCGTGGGCATTGCCCTGGGAGTGCAGGTGCACGTCCTGTACACGGTGCTGGGCATCGCGGTGATCATCAGCCAGAGCCCGACCCTGTTCCTGGGCATGAAAGTGCTGGGCGCGGGCTACCTGGTCTACCTGGGTTTCCAGTCGCTGACCAACACCCGGCGTATCAGCCTCGACGGGGTTGCCGCAACCGCAGCCAGCGTAACGCAGGCCCTGCGCACGGGCTTTCTGACCAACGCCCTCAACCCCAAGACCATGCTGTTCGTGATCAGTGCGTTCACCCAGGTGGTGCAGCCTGGCAGCTCGCTGGCGCTGGATTTTGCCTACGGCGCTTTCATGTCCGTTGCCCACTGGCTGTGGTTCAGCCTGGTGGCGGTGTTCTTCTCCAGCGCGGCATTGCGCAAGGCGATGATCGAGCGGCAAAGGCTGGTGGACCGGGTAATCGGCCTGGCGCTGATCGGGTTGGGCCTGGCCGTGGCGGTGACCGGAATGCGTTGAGGTGGCAATTGCATGCCCTGTGCGGGAAGGGTGCAGGCCTGTGGTAATTTTCCGCAGACAAAGAAAAAGGGCTTACCTTGCGGTAAGCCCTTCGTCTTGTTTGGTGGCTACACAGGGACTTGAACCCCGGACCCCAGCATTATGAATGCTATGCTCTAACCAACTGAGCTATGTAGCCGATGGCGCGCATTATTCTCTTGAACGGCCCCCCTGTCAACACTCATTTCAAAAAAAATTTGCACGCTTTCAAAAACTTAGCGGCCAGGCCCGGGTTCTGCCTTGCCCAACGGCATGTCACCGGCTTTCATCTGCCCGCTGCGCCAGCCATCGGCGGCTTTGAGGTCGGCTTTCCGTACCGGGCCGATATGCGCGCCATCGAAGGTTACCCGCTCACCCATCGATACCATGCGCTGTTCGCTGCCTTGGATAACCATGGCCTTGCCACTGAGTACCACCAGTTCGTCATGGCCTGCATGGCGGGCGACCTGCAGGCGGGTACCGAACACCTGGATGCGCGCGTCGCCCACTGCTATTTCCATGGCCCTGCCGTCGAGCATCACTTCCAGGTATACCCGGCCCTGCACCAGGTGCAGTTGGCGCGTGCGGCCACGCAGGTCGGCGTTCATCGCACTGGCGCTGCCCAGGTGCAGGGTGGTGCCATCGGCCAGGCGGATGCTGCGGCGCTCACCTGCATCGGTATGCAATTCGCTGCCCAGGCGCTGTATCAGCGGCCAGTACAGGTAGGCGGTAGCGGCCAGCCCCAGGAGGAACAATAGCGCCAGCCATTTGCCCAGATGGCTGCGGTGCGCGTTGATCTGCCGTGGACGGACGCGAACGGGCATTGGGCTCATGGGGTTGGTGTGCTCGCGATTAGGGCCGTTTCGCCCAACGATGACGGGTATTTGGCCAAGGATGCTAATTATATTGATAACCATTTTCAAGTGTGTCGCGGACAAAGGAAATAAAAGGTAGCTATGTATCTATTTGTTTTCCGATAATCGGATCCCAAACTACGGACGGAGATTCAGGCCCATGGCTATCAGTAGCGCCTCCACGGCGCCCACCAGTGCAGCGGCGAGCCAAGCCACGCCGCTGGTGATGCGCATAATCGGTTTCTGCGCCCTGGCGCACCTGATCAATGACCTGATCCAGTCTGTGCTGCCGGCGATCTACCCGATGCTCAAGGCCAACTACGACCTGAGTTTCGCCCAGATCGGCATGATCACCCTGACGTTCCAGATCACCGCCTCGCTGCTGCAGCCTTGGGTCGGTTTCTTTACCGATCGCCGACCGGCACCGAACCTGCTGCCACTGGGCACCCTGTGTACCCTGGTGGGTATCGTGATGCTGGCCTTCGTCGGCAGCTTCCCGATGATTCTGCTGGCCTCGGCCCTGGTGGGTATCGGCTCGTCGACCTTCCACCCGGAAACCTCGCGTATTGCGCGCCTGGCATCGGGCGGGCGCTTCGGCCTGGCCCAGTCGACCTTCCAGGTCGGTGGCAACACCGGGTCGGCTTTGGGGCCGCTGCTGGCGGCAGCCATTGTCATTCCGTTCGGCCAGAGCCACGTGGCCTGGTTCGGCCTGGCTGCGCTGTTCTTTCTCGGCGTCACCCTGATGCTGCGTGGCTGGTACAAGGAGCACCTCAACCAGGCCAAGGCGCGCAAGGCTGTGCAGGCGACCCACGGCATTTCCCGCGGGCGGGTGGTGGCGGCGCTGATCGTGCTGGGCCTGCTGGTGTTCTCCAAGTACTTCTACATGGCCAGCTTTACCAGCTATTTCACCTTCTACCTGATCGAGAAGTTCGATGTGTCGGTGGCCAGCTCGCAGCTGCACCTGTTCCTGTTCCTTGGTGCGGTGGCGGCGGGTACCTTCTTTGGCGGGCCGATCGGTGACCGCATCGGGCGCAAGGCCGTGATCTGGTTTTCGATCCTTGGCGTGGCGCCGTTCACTCTGGTGCTGCCGTATACCGATCTGTTCTGGACCACCGTGTTGAGCGTGGTGATCGGCTTTATCCTGGCTTCGGCGTTTTCCGCGATCGTGGTGTATGCGCAGGAGCTGGTACCGGGCAGCGTGGGCATGATTGCCGGGATCTTCTTCGGGTTGATGTTCGGCTTTGGTGGCATCGGTGCGGCCTTGCTCGGGTA belongs to Pseudomonas asiatica and includes:
- the rimI gene encoding ribosomal protein S18-alanine N-acetyltransferase, which produces MSDSISFRRMTEADLDAVLKIEYAAFSHPWTRGIFQDALKSYEVWLMFDGQQQVGHGVINVIIDEAHLLNITVKPENQGRGLGLRLLEHLMARAYQLNGRECFLEVRASNQSAYRLYERYGFNEIGRRRDYYPVAGGREDALVMACTLLED
- a CDS encoding MFS transporter, encoding MAISSASTAPTSAAASQATPLVMRIIGFCALAHLINDLIQSVLPAIYPMLKANYDLSFAQIGMITLTFQITASLLQPWVGFFTDRRPAPNLLPLGTLCTLVGIVMLAFVGSFPMILLASALVGIGSSTFHPETSRIARLASGGRFGLAQSTFQVGGNTGSALGPLLAAAIVIPFGQSHVAWFGLAALFFLGVTLMLRGWYKEHLNQAKARKAVQATHGISRGRVVAALIVLGLLVFSKYFYMASFTSYFTFYLIEKFDVSVASSQLHLFLFLGAVAAGTFFGGPIGDRIGRKAVIWFSILGVAPFTLVLPYTDLFWTTVLSVVIGFILASAFSAIVVYAQELVPGSVGMIAGIFFGLMFGFGGIGAALLGYVADLRGIEYVYEVCSFLPLFGLLAVFLPSTGKR
- a CDS encoding LysE family translocator, producing the protein MTELIAVALFTLLAVISPGADFAMVTRSSYAQGRKAGLAAAVGIALGVQVHVLYTVLGIAVIISQSPTLFLGMKVLGAGYLVYLGFQSLTNTRRISLDGVAATAASVTQALRTGFLTNALNPKTMLFVISAFTQVVQPGSSLALDFAYGAFMSVAHWLWFSLVAVFFSSAALRKAMIERQRLVDRVIGLALIGLGLAVAVTGMR
- a CDS encoding energy transducer TonB produces the protein MLTEPRRRAYLSAMQVVHWLPRAELPFAAPSRPELLLPVAPVEDLDFDGRPAPAANEAPVPPQARSGERPKIEIPRPGSAPKPAAKPAEAEEQVAPPRPAPVPPPRFSLQLLRAGSCLLLVELATGQPFQSRDPSYLLLKDMLRAAGLPDAPQIIGEPVRWPLLVRGNMDQGPEAARDFVQGFVQARLEDAPCTCLWLVGLPALRFAANVDGEAYYQTLKLEGLGEAWALPGLELLMDEPQRKADVWKAMRQLMARWKSVE
- the mksE gene encoding Mks condensin complex protein MksE, which translates into the protein MHLDLSELSQLAPIFRELFKGFHVSRRDPELYAQLSNFQDQYRTLFKALGFELVCDTRGFYYFVPDMTAAQVNKTAQRLSLFTFILVEHLADQGRDPMAVLDGGSIGRDELPSLLDKYRDLFLQAEVQTVDELEEKILRRMTQLGFAFEEGGIYRFLPPMHRFLDVCLAVQQDRDLAATLHSDLPLPTPVLVEEESPEELNRTDDPLDLSPFEGEESEEEALARAIREEQQEIDA
- a CDS encoding LysR substrate-binding domain-containing protein; amino-acid sequence: MKLPPLNAFRYFDIAAQTESFVRAAEHLHVTHGAVSRQVRLLEESLGVELFERRNRAIFLTPAGRALQGTTQAIFEQLEGAVQRLQQQARDNVLVLSCEPTIAMRWLIPRLPRFHAAHPDLQLHLVAAGGPLDFARSGVDLAIRRDDFHWDKQLYNQKICDEWIGPVCHPTAPLQLEGQRLLHSATRPGAWPNWLRLSGQQVRHTERSDYQHFYLSIQAASAGLGLAMASALMVRDELDNGQLQAPFGFVRDGSAYLLLSPLPLEDDGKRQRFATWVMGECRSCLAHLGLIQNDEPARPSPPQVR
- a CDS encoding D-Ala-D-Ala carboxypeptidase family metallohydrolase translates to MKRAGWLPLVLGMLGAGAQADERDIWLFAQWAGDHQTRPFREMLVDARLYGVVPIHQLLRSASDWKLCHASPFAVPPASNWPAVRSTLSLIKTLHDQGILRQFEVVSAYRAPRLNACAGGAANSAHARAFAVDILLPDWADPNPLCRFWQQYGQAWNMGLGRYPSGRIHVDTAGYRTWGGDGRAGSSFCIKPR
- the mksB gene encoding Mks condensin complex protein MksB, with translation MIEPKRVLRALAEHWALIEPLCERFDQGTLSLVELRQHVARQQVESTPQDITQLLDVWIRLDILVPVAKSPNRFELNAQIHDFLAYLRREHRLGLCLEIEAYLRHLERLAGHIQDAFNNRDSDDLARQLRLLDMRVRDVLKKLDNDEQALVAVAERAKTSNRQIPLRQRYAEVLATWDEYVEPMIQLVNADGAFEQGVRKVETVLLKLLGEQARLGHLVDDDMLLRTHARILEMQTSAQLTLRHARELLLPLREEARRHNAVTRGAALALSVIRRKGIDAVPQAAMPMFTRPQSTFLGSASQVEAYVYALARFEPKPARFPKAHKTQSGALPRAPRTVKEMAERCEQALPLPDLMVWLLEQEPEGATDELLYWFSRLSREKRFKRERLDRREYITQEHLVSLRSFALTSSREDAASAPTESNASPAHAS